Below is a genomic region from Caballeronia sp. SBC1.
TCCGATCGGTCCACGCCGTGCTGCCGCACATGGTCGCGCAGAAATCGGGCGACATTATCTTCACGAGTTCGATCGCGGGCATCGTCCCGGTCGTGTGGGAGCCGATCTACACCGCCTCCAAGTTCGCGGTCCAGGCGTTCGTTCACACTATCCGTCGCCAGCTCTCCAAGCATGGCGTGCGGGTGGGGGCGGTGGCCCCGGGCCCGGTCGTCACTGCATTGCTCGACGACTGGCCGAAGGCGAAGATGGATGAGGCGCTGGCCTCGGGTAGTCTGATGCAACCCAAGGAGGTCGCCGACGCGGTGCTCTTCATGTTGACGCGGCCCCGCAACGTGACTATCCGCGATATCGTTATCCTTCCAAACAGCGTTGATCTCTGAAACGCGTGACAGGGGCGAGCCCGGGTTGTGCCCGATGCAGCTCGCCGTCTCCCTGGAACGCCTCCCATAACAGGCAATTGAGCAGGCATTGAGCAGGCGAGTTATGACCTCAAAAAACCCGACCTCCGGGGCAACAGACAGCATGCAAGATGTACGCGATATACGTTATGTCGTCGGCGTGGACGTGGGCACGGGCAGTGCCCGGGCCGGCATCTTTAACCTTGCCGGCCGCATGATGGCCTCGGCCAAACGCGACATTACCCTGTTCCATGCCAGCGGCTCCATCGTCGAGCAATCGAGCGGCGAGATCTGGAACGCGGTCTGCGATTCCGTGAAGGACGCGCTGTCGCAGGCTGCAGTGTCGCCCGATCAGGTCGCCGGCATCGGGTTCGACGCCACCTGCTCGCTCGTCGTGCTGGGTGAGGGCGGTCAGCCCTTGCCTGTGGGTCCATCCGAGCAAGCCGAACGCGACATCATTGTCTGGATGGATCACCGCGCCGTGGCGCAGGCGGAGCGCATCAACACGACGGGGCACGAGGTGCTGAAATTTGTCGGCGGCAAGATCTCGCCTGAAATGGAAACGCCGAAGCTGCTATGGCTCCTCGAGAACAGGCCGGGCGTCTTCGCGGCGGCATGGCAATTCTTCGATCTGACCGACTTCCTGACCTGGCGCGCGACCGGGGATCTGTCCCGATCCACCTGCACGGTCACCTGCAAATGGACCTACCTGGCGCACGAACGGCGTTGGGACGAGAGTTACTTTCGGAGCGTCGGCCTTGGCGTGCTGGCGGACGAGGCCTTTGCCCGCATCGGTCAGACTGTCGTCGACCCGGGAACGCCGTTGGGGAGCGGGCTAACAGCGACTGCGGCCGCGGAGCTCGGCCTGCGAGCCGGAACGCCGGTTGCGACAGGCGTGATCGATGCCCATGCCGGCGGAATTGGCACGGTGGGCGCCGATGGTGAACCCGAATCCAATCTCGCCTACGTCTTCGGCACCTCATCGTGCACGATGACCACGACCCGGAGTCCTGTCTTCGTACCCGGCGTGTGGGGGCCTTATTTTTCGGCGATGGTGCCAGATGCATGGCTCAACGAGGGCGGCCAATCGGTGGCGGGCGCCGCGATCGAACAACTGCTTTCGATGCACTCCGCTACGCCCGACGCCCGACAACAAGCGGAGCGAGCGGGCCAATCCTTGCCGGTGATGCTCGCCGCTCTGGCTGAGCAGGCGGCGGACAGTTTGTCGGGGGCCGTGTTGTTGGCCAAGGGCTTGCATGTCGTTCCGGAGTTCCTGGGAAACCGTGCTCCGCTGGCCGACCCCCACGCACGCGCCGTGATTGCGGGCCTCGGAATGGAGAGCGACCTCGACAGTCTGGTCGCCCTCTACATTGCCGGCATTTGCAGTATCGGTTACGGCCTTCGCCAGATCATCGAAGCGCAGACCCTGGCCGGCGCTCCCATCGAGCGGGTGGTGATCAGTGGCGGCGCGGGGCGGCTTGATCTCGTCCGGCAACTGCTCGCCGACGCGACGGGAAAGCCTGTGCTCGCCACACAGGCGGAAGAGCCCGTCCTGCTAGGTGCCGCGATGCTGGGCGGGGTAGCCGGCGGCTTGTTCGACGACGTGCGCTCGGCGATGACCAGGATGTCGCACATCAGCAAGACCTACGAGCCGGACGCAGGCGATATCGCGGCACTGCACGAGGCGCGGTTTCGCGCATTCAAGCAGTTGCAGAACGTGGCCAGAGAAATCCGCTAGTTCCGCGACGGAGACCCACGACGGCGGTGAGAACCTCGGCAGCAAGTACACGGTTGGCATCGGCGGTCGCGAGGGTAGGTTCGCGTCCGCGCACGTCAATGGGTCGATCAAATTAGCGACCGTGTTGTCGCGTTGAGGCAGCCCGCTTCCGGGTTGTTGTTCACGCAAGCGGGCACGGTCGCTTGCTGCTCGGTTGCTATGAACAGGACTACGATACAAACGGAAATTGGCGATAAGCGCTTGACGATAGTTCGCAAGCAATTCGCCCCATCAAATTGTCCCGAACATAAGCATCTGTTCCGTCAGTTCGAGGTGACCACTTCGAGCCCCGCAGGCCGTGCGAGAGACTGCTCTCGGTTGGTCAACCGCGCACCGATTGCAACCAGCCGATTTTCTGTAGGGTGTCACGTCGGAGCGTCGTTCGGGGCGACCAAGCTAAGGCCGTCCGCGAGGATGCCAATAACGCTAATGATTAGACACTGACAAACTCGCACGCTGCATATGTCTCATTTCGCTACAGGTTCCGTAGCCGCCGTTCGATCAAGCGTCCGATTCTGCGACAGTGGGTCGAATTCCCAAAGCTGACCAGAAAGCCTGTCCATCCATCTGATTCCTTTTGTCTGTCAGGCGCCAAGGCCCTGCTTCGAGGGAGTGCGCATTATCGGCATGGAGATTGCATAAGCCAAAGCGATAAATCGCGTTGGAAGAACCGGCGAGCCTGCCTGCAACATCCAGGGCCGGCAAGTTCCCATGCAAGCCGTGAGGCGGTGACAAGGAGACGAAACGTGAAAGCTGCAGTGCTGCATGAGTACGATGAATCATTGAGCCGCGACGAGTTCGTGCGTTACGAAGAGGTC
It encodes:
- a CDS encoding SDR family oxidoreductase, translated to MTDMMKGKVAAITGAASGIGLECARTLIAEGAKVVLIDRAKDRLTQLCAELGSNAFPLVVDLLQPSEVSAMLPKILDLGGGLDIFHANAGAYVGGDVLDGNPDEWDRMLNLNINAAFRSVHAVLPHMVAQKSGDIIFTSSIAGIVPVVWEPIYTASKFAVQAFVHTIRRQLSKHGVRVGAVAPGPVVTALLDDWPKAKMDEALASGSLMQPKEVADAVLFMLTRPRNVTIRDIVILPNSVDL
- a CDS encoding FGGY-family carbohydrate kinase, translating into MTSKNPTSGATDSMQDVRDIRYVVGVDVGTGSARAGIFNLAGRMMASAKRDITLFHASGSIVEQSSGEIWNAVCDSVKDALSQAAVSPDQVAGIGFDATCSLVVLGEGGQPLPVGPSEQAERDIIVWMDHRAVAQAERINTTGHEVLKFVGGKISPEMETPKLLWLLENRPGVFAAAWQFFDLTDFLTWRATGDLSRSTCTVTCKWTYLAHERRWDESYFRSVGLGVLADEAFARIGQTVVDPGTPLGSGLTATAAAELGLRAGTPVATGVIDAHAGGIGTVGADGEPESNLAYVFGTSSCTMTTTRSPVFVPGVWGPYFSAMVPDAWLNEGGQSVAGAAIEQLLSMHSATPDARQQAERAGQSLPVMLAALAEQAADSLSGAVLLAKGLHVVPEFLGNRAPLADPHARAVIAGLGMESDLDSLVALYIAGICSIGYGLRQIIEAQTLAGAPIERVVISGGAGRLDLVRQLLADATGKPVLATQAEEPVLLGAAMLGGVAGGLFDDVRSAMTRMSHISKTYEPDAGDIAALHEARFRAFKQLQNVAREIR